The following proteins are co-located in the Deinococcus aquaedulcis genome:
- the rpsQ gene encoding 30S ribosomal protein S17, with product MKKTFTGVVVSDKADKTVSVKVERKFAHPLYGKVVTRSHKYAAHDENNEYKVGDRVEIIAVRPISKTKTWKVTKLIERPRGIETTAVETEGGNA from the coding sequence ATGAAGAAGACCTTTACGGGCGTCGTCGTGAGCGACAAGGCCGACAAGACGGTCAGCGTCAAGGTCGAGCGCAAGTTTGCTCACCCTCTGTACGGCAAGGTCGTGACCCGCAGCCACAAGTACGCGGCCCACGACGAGAACAACGAATACAAGGTGGGTGACCGCGTGGAGATCATCGCCGTGCGCCCCATCAGCAAGACCAAGACCTGGAAGGTCACCAAGCTGATCGAGCGCCCCCGTGGCATCGAGACCACCGCTGTGGAGACCGAAGGCGGTAACGCATGA
- the rpmC gene encoding 50S ribosomal protein L29 codes for MKPSDMRNLGAEDFAREIDSRKKELMELRFQAAMGTLAQPHRVQQLRREVAQLNTIRAELSKKQGEQA; via the coding sequence ATGAAGCCCAGTGACATGCGTAATCTGGGGGCCGAAGATTTCGCCCGCGAGATCGACAGCCGCAAGAAAGAACTGATGGAGCTGCGCTTCCAGGCCGCCATGGGCACCCTGGCCCAGCCGCACCGCGTGCAGCAGCTTCGCCGCGAAGTGGCCCAGCTCAACACCATCCGCGCTGAGCTGAGCAAGAAGCAGGGAGAGCAGGCATGA